In one Desulfoferula mesophila genomic region, the following are encoded:
- the rd gene encoding rubredoxin — MKKYVCGVCGYVYDPAKGDPDSGVAAGTAFEDLPDDWSCPVCGASKDQFEPED; from the coding sequence ATGAAGAAGTACGTATGCGGAGTTTGTGGTTACGTTTACGACCCGGCCAAGGGCGACCCTGACAGCGGCGTGGCCGCGGGTACCGCCTTCGAAGATCTGCCCGACGACTGGTCCTGCCCGGTCTGCGGCGCTTCCAAGGATCAATTCGAGCCGGAAGACTAA
- a CDS encoding desulfoferrodoxin: MAEQRLQVYKCEVCGNIVELLIAGGGELVCCGQPMVLQSENTVDAAKEKHVPVIEKVDGGYKVKVGSVAHPMEAEHYIQWIELVAGDKAYMEFLSPGQAPEATFKVDASGVTAREYCNKHGHWKAEA, translated from the coding sequence ATGGCCGAGCAACGGCTGCAAGTTTATAAATGCGAAGTATGTGGCAATATCGTGGAATTGCTGATCGCCGGCGGCGGCGAGTTGGTTTGCTGCGGCCAGCCCATGGTGCTGCAGAGCGAGAACACCGTGGACGCGGCCAAGGAAAAGCACGTGCCGGTGATCGAGAAGGTGGACGGCGGCTACAAGGTGAAGGTCGGCAGCGTGGCCCATCCCATGGAGGCCGAGCACTACATCCAGTGGATCGAACTGGTGGCCGGCGACAAGGCTTATATGGAGTTCCTGAGCCCCGGCCAGGCGCCCGAGGCCACTTTCAAGGTCGACGCCTCGGGGGTCACCGCCCGCGAGTATTGCAACAAGCACGGGCACTGGAAAGCCGAAGCCTAG
- the rbr gene encoding rubrerythrin, producing MSSLVGSQTEKNLLTAFAGESQARNRYTYFASQAMKEGYRQISEIFTETANQEKEHAKRFFKFLEGGDVMISGAFPAGVIGATVENLKAAAAGENYEWGQMYPDFAKVAGEEGFEEIARVFRNIAVAEKFHEERYLALAANIENGLVFKRPAPVVWRCMNCGYIHEGDAAPYECPACAHPQAHFALICENW from the coding sequence ATGTCCAGCCTTGTGGGCAGCCAAACCGAAAAAAACCTGCTAACCGCCTTTGCCGGCGAGTCCCAGGCCCGCAACCGTTATACCTATTTCGCTTCGCAGGCCATGAAAGAGGGCTACCGCCAGATTTCCGAGATATTCACCGAAACCGCCAACCAGGAGAAGGAGCACGCCAAACGCTTTTTCAAGTTCCTGGAGGGCGGCGACGTCATGATAAGCGGCGCTTTCCCGGCCGGCGTCATCGGCGCCACCGTGGAAAACCTCAAGGCCGCCGCGGCCGGCGAGAACTACGAGTGGGGCCAGATGTACCCCGACTTCGCCAAGGTGGCCGGCGAGGAAGGCTTCGAGGAGATCGCTCGGGTATTCCGCAACATCGCGGTCGCCGAGAAGTTCCACGAGGAGCGTTACCTGGCCCTGGCCGCCAACATCGAAAACGGCCTGGTGTTCAAACGCCCCGCCCCGGTGGTGTGGCGCTGCATGAACTGCGGCTACATCCATGAAGGTGACGCCGCGCCTTACGAGTGCCCGGCCTGCGCCCATCCCCAGGCTCATTTCGCCCTGATTTGCGAAAACTGGTAA
- a CDS encoding Fur family transcriptional regulator, whose amino-acid sequence METPEKLRMTTQRQVIMEVLKGVTSHPTAGELCNMVRRRLPRISLGTVYRNLDILSRAGMLQKIDVAGQEMRFDGNTMNHYHLRCVDCGRVFDVDMDLLAGMEDRVADESGFEVLGHRLEFVGRCATCQEALKTRQ is encoded by the coding sequence ATGGAAACCCCGGAAAAGCTTCGTATGACAACCCAACGCCAGGTCATCATGGAGGTGCTCAAAGGCGTAACCAGCCACCCCACTGCGGGTGAGCTCTGCAATATGGTGCGCCGGCGCCTGCCGCGCATCAGCTTGGGCACCGTATACCGCAATTTGGACATCCTGTCCCGAGCGGGCATGCTTCAAAAGATAGACGTTGCCGGTCAGGAAATGCGTTTCGACGGCAACACCATGAACCACTATCACCTGCGCTGCGTGGATTGCGGCAGGGTTTTCGATGTGGACATGGATCTTTTGGCGGGCATGGAAGACCGGGTGGCCGATGAGTCCGGCTTCGAGGTGTTGGGACATCGCCTGGAATTCGTGGGGCGTTGCGCCACCTGCCAGGAGGCTTTAAAAACGAGACAATAG
- a CDS encoding O-acetyl-ADP-ribose deacetylase, whose amino-acid sequence MEKMIGQTRLVLTQGDITQADTEAIVNAANSRLAGGGGVDGAIHRAGGPEIMAECRKIGSCPTGEAVITTAGRLKAKKVIHTVGPIYRGRPEDARLLASAYKSSLDLAAQHGLRSVAFPSLSTGAYGYPLDAAAKVALEAVRQGIEKNPGKFDEVRFVLFGQPAFDAFARVLRGQ is encoded by the coding sequence ATGGAAAAGATGATAGGCCAAACCCGCCTGGTGCTGACCCAGGGGGACATAACCCAGGCCGATACCGAGGCCATCGTCAACGCGGCCAACAGCCGCCTGGCCGGGGGCGGCGGTGTGGACGGGGCCATCCACCGGGCGGGCGGCCCGGAGATCATGGCCGAGTGCCGCAAGATCGGCTCCTGTCCCACCGGTGAGGCGGTGATAACCACCGCTGGGCGCTTGAAGGCCAAAAAGGTCATCCACACCGTGGGGCCCATCTACCGGGGGCGGCCGGAGGACGCGCGCCTGCTGGCCAGCGCCTACAAGAGCTCCCTGGACCTGGCCGCCCAACACGGACTCAGGAGCGTGGCCTTTCCCAGCCTGTCCACCGGGGCCTACGGCTATCCGCTGGATGCGGCGGCCAAGGTGGCCCTGGAGGCGGTGCGTCAGGGTATAGAGAAAAATCCCGGCAAGTTCGACGAGGTGCGCTTTGTGCTTTTCGGCCAACCGGCCTTTGACGCCTTTGCGCGGGTTTTGAGGGGGCAGTAG
- the mltA gene encoding murein transglycosylase A, translated as MNKRQTNLCRFAWITLLAVLALLAACATPGPPPAPTAQNTLRLVANDDWPLLLDDLGARGFFQAAESSLAYLRKTNQDKSFTFGPYRMNAAQMAAMLEELKDLLYRLPDPVERSRALQEKYVLLESVGRDGQGEVLMTGYYEPVLQARRKPQGAFQYPVYALPEDLVWIDLRQFGEQYPAKQLVGQVKNHRVRPYPDREAIDFNKVIEGKAEVLGYVSDPVEVFFLHIQGSGQLEFADGSRRRVGYAASNGRPYRSIGKMLLNKKMMEPGSMSMQGIQAYLEANPQYLRQVLSHNPSYVFFRPLPVIGGPLGCFGQPLTAGRSVATDRRLFPGLALGYVTGTLPAPEGKTAPLARFVFNQDTGGAIRGPGRLDLFFGSGPQAGALAGRMKNIGKLYFFFPRALLNN; from the coding sequence ATGAACAAGCGCCAAACCAATCTATGCCGATTCGCCTGGATCACGCTGCTGGCCGTCTTGGCCCTGCTGGCCGCCTGCGCCACGCCCGGCCCGCCGCCCGCCCCCACCGCCCAGAACACCCTCCGGCTGGTGGCCAATGACGACTGGCCGCTGCTCTTGGACGACCTGGGGGCGCGGGGATTTTTCCAGGCCGCCGAGTCCTCCCTGGCCTATCTGCGCAAAACCAATCAGGACAAAAGCTTCACCTTTGGTCCCTACCGCATGAACGCGGCCCAGATGGCGGCCATGCTGGAGGAGCTAAAAGACCTGCTCTACCGCCTGCCCGACCCGGTGGAGCGCTCCCGGGCCCTGCAGGAAAAATACGTCCTGCTGGAGTCGGTGGGCCGCGACGGCCAGGGCGAGGTGCTCATGACCGGCTATTACGAGCCCGTGCTCCAGGCCCGCCGCAAGCCCCAGGGCGCGTTCCAGTATCCGGTGTATGCCCTGCCCGAAGACCTGGTGTGGATCGATCTGCGCCAGTTCGGGGAGCAGTACCCGGCCAAGCAACTGGTGGGGCAGGTCAAGAACCACCGGGTGCGGCCCTATCCCGACCGCGAGGCCATCGACTTCAACAAGGTCATCGAGGGCAAGGCCGAGGTGCTGGGCTACGTGTCCGACCCGGTGGAGGTGTTTTTCCTGCACATCCAGGGCTCGGGGCAACTGGAGTTCGCCGATGGCTCGCGCCGCCGGGTGGGCTACGCGGCCAGCAACGGCCGCCCCTATCGCTCCATCGGCAAGATGCTCTTGAATAAAAAAATGATGGAACCGGGCAGCATGTCCATGCAGGGCATCCAGGCCTATTTGGAGGCCAATCCCCAGTACCTGCGCCAGGTGCTCAGTCACAATCCCTCGTACGTGTTTTTCCGGCCCCTGCCGGTCATCGGCGGCCCCTTGGGCTGCTTTGGCCAGCCCCTCACCGCCGGGCGCAGCGTGGCCACCGACCGCCGCCTGTTCCCCGGCCTGGCCCTGGGCTACGTGACCGGCACGCTGCCCGCGCCGGAGGGCAAGACCGCGCCGCTGGCCCGCTTCGTGTTCAACCAGGACACCGGGGGGGCCATCCGGGGGCCGGGGCGGCTGGACCTGTTCTTCGGCTCCGGGCCCCAGGCCGGAGCCCTGGCCGGGCGCATGAAGAATATCGGCAAGCTGTATTTCTTCTTTCCCCGCGCCCTGCTGAACAATTGA
- a CDS encoding damage-control phosphatase ARMT1 family protein, whose amino-acid sequence MSRIPGEECPACLQRLGEQVLAGLELTPAREKELRQDIERITARGLAKEEAPAFIASEFFAYVGGRTKGADPFAAKKQHDFVTARSAAERLSQAPDTFAARARLAIMGNALDHFCLADTSRLWEQGGALELGRDDLELAEARLRPGARVVILADNCGEQSFDRLLAGHLMGRGCQVHYVVKAGPVQNDLSLADLEAAGESFGLGQVRGIAPAAVGLDPLAAPPELSELLAGADLVVAKGMGHFETLALARDMLERGGAPWPLLMLFLAKCATVARLAGVQRGQGVAMFLPGS is encoded by the coding sequence GTGAGCCGCATCCCCGGCGAGGAATGCCCCGCCTGTTTGCAGCGCCTGGGCGAGCAGGTCCTGGCCGGGTTGGAGCTGACCCCCGCCCGGGAGAAGGAACTGCGCCAGGACATAGAGCGCATCACCGCGCGAGGACTGGCCAAGGAAGAGGCTCCGGCCTTTATTGCCAGCGAGTTTTTCGCCTACGTGGGCGGGCGCACCAAGGGCGCGGACCCCTTTGCCGCCAAGAAACAGCATGACTTCGTGACGGCCCGCTCGGCCGCCGAGCGCCTGAGCCAGGCGCCCGACACCTTTGCCGCCCGGGCCAGGCTGGCCATCATGGGCAACGCCCTGGACCATTTCTGCCTGGCCGACACCAGCCGCCTGTGGGAACAGGGGGGCGCCCTGGAGCTGGGCCGCGACGACCTGGAACTGGCCGAGGCCCGGCTGCGCCCCGGCGCGCGGGTAGTAATTCTGGCCGACAACTGCGGGGAGCAGTCCTTTGACCGTCTGCTGGCCGGGCACCTCATGGGCCGGGGCTGCCAGGTGCACTACGTGGTCAAGGCCGGACCGGTGCAGAACGACTTGAGCCTGGCCGACCTGGAGGCGGCGGGCGAGAGCTTCGGGCTGGGCCAGGTGCGGGGCATCGCCCCCGCGGCGGTGGGCCTGGATCCCCTGGCCGCGCCGCCGGAGCTGAGCGAGCTGCTGGCCGGGGCCGACCTGGTGGTGGCCAAGGGTATGGGCCATTTCGAGACCCTGGCCTTGGCCCGGGACATGCTGGAGCGGGGCGGGGCGCCCTGGCCCCTGCTCATGTTGTTCCTGGCCAAATGTGCCACCGTGGCCCGCCTGGCCGGGGTGCAGCGGGGCCAGGGGGTGGCGATGTTCCTGCCTGGCTCTTGA
- a CDS encoding DEAD/DEAH box helicase: protein MSGELKSFVSSLKRSHRLAAEVVHVEDIAAREAAYGEPDPPLPPGLVRALAAQGVERLYSHQATALNLVRAGRDVVTATPTASGKTLVYALPVLERILAEPSATALFLFPLKALEQDQMSALNQLALHAGLGPVADIYDGDTPDGRRRKLRQKPPPVIISNPDMVHAAICAFPSAWDNFLSRLKYIVIDEVHAYRGVFGSHVASVLRRLLRLAAKRGSRPSFVLSSATIANPGEHAEALTGRPFAPEQIIDFCGAPAAGRSFVLVNPSGAASTTASYLLAQAVGQGLSTICFTKSRIHTELIHTWVTRAHPELKGLVAGYRAGFLPEERRGIETDLAAGRLAGVVTTSALEMGIDIGGLDLCILVGYPGSQINTWQRGGRVGRAGRDSAVVLVGGPDALDQWVLSHPAEFFAQPVEAAVLDAANPQIVAQHLVCAAAEEPLAVDDEFLPPVGHPEAVRLAMEDGKLLLDAAGTRYFTPRKRPQRLVDLRGAGESLAIVDHKGTVVGSFDGVRVFKEGHPGAVYLHRGRTYLVKELDLEHRKVRVTPLDADYYTRARSDKETEILEETGRRPVANFLVRKGRLKVTEVVNGYERRRLSGGDLMGVYPLELPPLTFETVGLWMDIEDVVRRSLERAGRHFMGSIHALEHVAIAMFPLFALCDRGDIGGISIPLHPQTGKAGVFIYDGVPGGVGLAERGYGLIEELLEKVEELLATCDCEEGCPACVYSPKCGSGNKPLDKLGALMLTRLLLGKLPLEEAEPCAAPAPQVIAPPPVRSREHPLAYGVFDLETQKLANQVGGWNNIHLMRVSVAVLYDSVRDEFISYSEDQVLDLIKRLSELELVIGFNHMRFDYQVLSAYTAADLRSLPNLDLMLDVQQSLGHRLSLDALAGATLGAAKTADGLQAVDWWNQGRLEELTAYCQADVELTRDLFLRGQEAGHLLYANRDGQCLRVPVDWSWPSLRERLA from the coding sequence ATGAGCGGCGAGCTAAAGAGCTTTGTTTCCTCTTTGAAACGCAGCCACCGTCTGGCGGCCGAGGTGGTGCACGTGGAGGATATCGCCGCCCGCGAGGCCGCCTACGGCGAGCCGGACCCGCCGCTGCCGCCGGGCCTGGTGCGGGCCCTGGCCGCCCAGGGAGTTGAGCGGCTCTACTCCCACCAGGCCACCGCTCTGAACCTGGTGCGGGCCGGGCGTGACGTGGTCACGGCCACCCCCACCGCCTCGGGCAAGACCCTGGTCTACGCCCTGCCGGTCTTGGAGCGCATCCTGGCCGAGCCCTCGGCCACGGCCCTGTTCCTGTTCCCCCTGAAGGCCCTGGAACAGGACCAGATGAGCGCGCTCAACCAATTGGCCCTGCACGCGGGCCTGGGGCCGGTGGCCGACATCTACGACGGCGACACCCCGGACGGCCGCCGCCGCAAGCTCAGGCAAAAGCCGCCGCCGGTGATCATCTCCAACCCGGACATGGTGCACGCGGCCATCTGCGCCTTTCCCTCGGCCTGGGACAATTTCCTGAGCCGCCTCAAGTACATCGTTATCGACGAGGTGCACGCCTATCGGGGGGTGTTCGGCAGTCACGTGGCCTCGGTGCTGCGCCGCCTGTTGCGCCTGGCCGCCAAACGGGGGAGCCGCCCCAGCTTCGTGCTCAGCTCGGCCACCATCGCCAACCCCGGCGAGCACGCCGAGGCCCTTACCGGGCGGCCCTTCGCCCCGGAGCAGATCATCGACTTTTGCGGGGCCCCGGCCGCCGGGCGCTCCTTTGTCTTGGTCAACCCCAGCGGCGCGGCCTCCACCACGGCCAGTTACCTTTTGGCCCAGGCGGTGGGGCAGGGCCTGTCCACCATCTGCTTTACCAAGAGCCGCATCCACACCGAGCTGATCCACACCTGGGTGACGCGGGCCCATCCCGAGCTCAAGGGCCTGGTGGCCGGTTACCGGGCCGGTTTTCTGCCCGAGGAGCGCCGGGGCATCGAGACCGACCTGGCCGCCGGACGCCTGGCCGGGGTGGTCACCACCAGCGCCCTGGAGATGGGTATCGACATCGGCGGCCTGGATTTGTGCATCCTGGTGGGCTATCCCGGCAGCCAGATCAACACCTGGCAGCGGGGCGGCCGGGTGGGGCGGGCCGGGCGCGACAGCGCGGTGGTGCTGGTGGGCGGGCCCGACGCCCTGGACCAATGGGTGCTCTCCCACCCGGCGGAGTTTTTTGCCCAGCCGGTGGAGGCGGCGGTCTTGGACGCGGCCAACCCCCAGATAGTGGCCCAGCACCTGGTCTGCGCGGCGGCCGAGGAGCCCCTGGCCGTGGACGACGAGTTCCTGCCCCCGGTGGGCCACCCCGAGGCGGTGCGCCTGGCCATGGAGGACGGCAAGCTGCTGCTGGACGCGGCGGGCACCCGCTATTTCACCCCCCGCAAACGGCCCCAGCGCCTGGTGGACCTGCGCGGGGCCGGGGAGAGCCTGGCCATCGTGGACCACAAAGGCACGGTGGTGGGCTCCTTCGACGGGGTGAGGGTATTCAAGGAGGGCCACCCCGGCGCGGTGTATTTGCACCGGGGCCGCACCTACCTGGTCAAGGAGCTGGACCTGGAGCACCGCAAGGTGCGGGTGACTCCTTTGGATGCCGACTATTACACCCGGGCCCGCAGCGACAAGGAGACCGAGATCCTGGAGGAGACCGGCCGCCGCCCGGTGGCCAACTTCCTGGTGCGCAAGGGGCGGCTCAAGGTCACCGAGGTGGTCAACGGCTACGAGCGCCGCCGGCTCTCCGGGGGCGACCTCATGGGGGTCTATCCCCTGGAGCTGCCGCCGCTGACCTTCGAGACCGTGGGTCTGTGGATGGACATCGAGGACGTGGTGCGCCGCAGCCTGGAGCGGGCGGGCCGCCACTTCATGGGCTCCATCCACGCCCTGGAGCACGTGGCCATCGCCATGTTCCCCTTGTTCGCCCTGTGCGACCGGGGGGACATCGGGGGCATCTCCATCCCCCTGCACCCCCAGACCGGCAAGGCCGGGGTGTTCATCTACGACGGGGTGCCCGGCGGGGTGGGCCTGGCCGAGCGGGGCTATGGGCTCATCGAGGAGCTCTTGGAAAAGGTGGAGGAGCTACTGGCCACCTGCGATTGCGAGGAGGGCTGCCCGGCCTGCGTGTACTCGCCCAAATGCGGCTCGGGCAACAAGCCCCTGGACAAACTAGGGGCCCTGATGCTCACCCGCCTGCTCCTGGGCAAGCTGCCCCTGGAAGAGGCGGAGCCCTGCGCCGCCCCCGCGCCCCAGGTGATCGCTCCGCCCCCGGTGCGCTCCAGGGAGCACCCCCTGGCCTACGGGGTGTTCGATTTGGAGACCCAGAAGCTGGCCAACCAGGTTGGCGGCTGGAACAACATCCACCTCATGCGGGTGAGCGTGGCCGTGCTCTACGACTCGGTCAGGGACGAGTTCATCTCTTATAGCGAAGACCAGGTGCTCGATTTGATCAAGCGCCTGAGCGAGCTGGAGCTGGTCATCGGCTTCAACCACATGCGTTTCGACTATCAGGTGCTCAGCGCCTACACCGCGGCCGACCTGCGCTCTCTGCCCAACCTCGACCTGATGCTGGACGTGCAGCAGTCCCTGGGCCACCGCCTGAGCCTGGACGCCCTGGCCGGGGCCACCCTGGGCGCGGCCAAGACCGCCGACGGTTTGCAGGCGGTGGATTGGTGGAACCAGGGCCGCCTGGAGGAGCTGACCGCCTATTGCCAGGCCGACGTGGAGCTGACCAGGGATTTGTTTTTGCGCGGCCAGGAGGCCGGGCACCTGCTGTATGCCAACCGCGACGGACAGTGCCTACGAGTGCCGGTGGATTGGTCCTGGCCCAGCCTCAGGGAGCGCCTGGCGTGA
- a CDS encoding aspartate carbamoyltransferase catalytic subunit, which yields MSLKRRNMLGLYGVSAEEITTVLDTAESLREISARPIKKVPTLRGKTIVHFFYEASTRTRTSFEIAAKRLSADTVSLSASTSSLTKGETLIDTAKNLLAMSPDLIVMRHSQSGAPHLLAKHIPCSIINAGDGAHEHPSQGLLDLLTIRRAKGRLDGLKVSIIGDITHSRVARSDIIGLNTMGSQVTVYGPRTLLPPAVETLGVRVAGSMEEAVQDADVIIMLRVQQERLTDVLFPSLREYAQRFGLGLRHLKAAKPDVVIMHPGPVNRGVELAPEVADGPWSLILDQVANGVAVRMALLYLLIGPETP from the coding sequence GTGAGCCTCAAGCGACGCAACATGCTGGGTCTCTACGGGGTGAGCGCCGAGGAGATCACCACCGTTTTGGACACCGCCGAGTCGCTTAGGGAAATCAGCGCCCGGCCCATCAAAAAAGTCCCCACCCTCCGGGGCAAGACCATCGTCCATTTCTTCTACGAGGCCTCCACCCGCACCCGCACCTCTTTTGAGATCGCGGCCAAGCGCCTCAGCGCCGACACGGTGAGCTTGTCGGCCTCCACCAGCAGCCTGACCAAGGGCGAGACCCTCATCGACACGGCCAAGAACCTCTTGGCCATGAGCCCGGACCTCATTGTGATGCGCCATTCCCAGAGCGGCGCGCCCCACCTGTTGGCCAAGCACATCCCCTGCTCCATCATCAACGCGGGCGATGGGGCCCACGAGCACCCCAGCCAGGGGCTTCTGGACCTACTCACCATCCGCCGGGCCAAAGGCCGCCTGGACGGCCTGAAGGTCTCCATCATCGGCGACATCACCCACTCGCGGGTGGCCCGCTCCGACATCATCGGCCTGAACACCATGGGCAGCCAAGTCACCGTCTACGGCCCGCGCACCCTGTTGCCCCCGGCGGTGGAAACCCTGGGGGTCCGGGTGGCCGGCTCCATGGAAGAGGCGGTGCAAGACGCGGACGTGATCATCATGCTCAGGGTGCAGCAGGAGCGCCTCACCGACGTGCTCTTCCCCTCCCTGCGCGAATACGCCCAGCGCTTCGGCCTGGGGCTCAGGCACCTCAAGGCGGCCAAGCCCGACGTGGTGATCATGCACCCCGGCCCGGTGAACCGGGGGGTGGAGCTGGCCCCCGAGGTGGCCGACGGGCCCTGGTCGCTGATCCTGGATCAGGTGGCCAACGGGGTGGCGGTGCGCATGGCCCTGCTTTACCTCTTGATCGGACCGGAGACCCCATGA
- a CDS encoding dihydroorotase yields MSQPRPLLLKNGRLLCPDSNTDQTGDLLLEGGLISAAGGELQAPEGAEVIDCSGKWVAPGLIDLHVHLREPGHEYKEDIASGTAAAAAGGFTAVCSMPNTNPVNDSAAVTEMILERARKVGSCRVYPVGAITPGLKGEGLTQMAELKQAGCVAVSDDGHPVSDSRLLRRAMEYAAGFDLPVICHSEDTALSAGGAMHEGPMATALGLPGIPAEAEVSAVERDLTLAGLTGARVHIAHISCAGSVAALGRARAAGWAVSGETAPHYLALCDQDVGGYDTHRKMNPPLRSAADREAVRQALAEGLIQALATDHAPHSVLEKELEFGFAAFGVTGLETALGVMLELVAEGLLSPLAMIERMSASPARLLGLPGGELGVGSPADVVVIDPQAAWTVDPARMRSKSANTAFAGRELPGRALLTVCGGEVTFRLEG; encoded by the coding sequence ATGAGCCAGCCCAGGCCCCTACTCCTGAAGAACGGCCGTTTGCTGTGCCCGGACAGCAACACCGACCAAACCGGCGACCTCTTATTGGAAGGCGGACTCATCTCCGCGGCGGGCGGCGAGCTGCAGGCCCCGGAGGGGGCCGAGGTAATCGACTGCTCCGGCAAGTGGGTGGCGCCGGGTCTCATCGATCTGCACGTGCATCTGAGGGAGCCGGGCCACGAATACAAGGAAGACATCGCCAGCGGCACCGCGGCGGCGGCGGCGGGCGGTTTCACGGCCGTGTGCTCTATGCCCAACACCAACCCGGTGAACGACAGCGCGGCGGTGACCGAGATGATCCTGGAGCGGGCCCGCAAGGTGGGCTCCTGCCGGGTCTACCCCGTGGGGGCCATCACGCCGGGCCTCAAGGGCGAGGGCCTCACCCAGATGGCCGAGCTGAAACAGGCCGGTTGCGTGGCGGTGAGCGACGACGGCCACCCGGTGAGCGACAGCCGCCTGTTGCGCCGGGCCATGGAATACGCCGCGGGCTTCGATCTGCCGGTGATCTGCCACAGCGAAGACACGGCGCTATCGGCCGGAGGGGCCATGCACGAGGGCCCCATGGCCACCGCCCTGGGCCTGCCGGGCATCCCGGCCGAGGCCGAGGTGAGCGCCGTGGAGCGCGACCTGACCCTGGCCGGGCTCACCGGGGCCCGGGTGCACATCGCCCACATTTCCTGCGCGGGCAGCGTGGCCGCCCTGGGCCGGGCCCGGGCGGCGGGCTGGGCGGTGAGCGGCGAGACCGCGCCCCACTACCTGGCCCTGTGCGATCAAGACGTGGGCGGTTACGACACCCACCGCAAGATGAACCCGCCCCTGCGCTCGGCCGCCGACCGCGAGGCGGTGCGCCAGGCCCTGGCCGAAGGGCTTATCCAGGCCCTGGCCACCGACCATGCTCCCCACTCGGTCTTGGAAAAAGAGCTGGAGTTCGGCTTCGCCGCCTTTGGGGTCACCGGCCTGGAGACCGCCCTGGGCGTCATGCTGGAGCTGGTCGCCGAGGGCCTGCTCAGCCCCCTGGCCATGATCGAACGCATGAGCGCCTCTCCGGCCCGCCTGCTGGGCCTGCCCGGCGGCGAGCTGGGCGTGGGCTCCCCGGCCGACGTGGTGGTCATCGACCCCCAGGCGGCCTGGACCGTGGACCCGGCCCGGATGCGCTCCAAGTCGGCCAACACCGCCTTTGCCGGGCGTGAACTGCCCGGCCGGGCGCTCCTCACCGTGTGTGGCGGCGAGGTAACCTTCCGCCTGGAGGGATGA
- a CDS encoding RNA 2'-phosphotransferase produces the protein MARRQSQKEDNLVRILRYALGVAPAEFALLPDDEGWVPVKELLAALHQEEGWKHLRQGMLNDAASRLVPELVELDDKRIRVSERSFQPPDYGAAPPAHLYLGARRKAWPVLKRRGLEETHDGRPWILSATPEAALRLGERRDSEPVLITVQAHQASDQGALFPAWGEYFLCAWAPAACLMGPPIEETVIPKKPAKPKPAPAGPAMPAADSMPGSFLVDPDDVEKPYKRKGITKDIPWKRERRKDRRGK, from the coding sequence TTGGCTCGTAGGCAATCCCAAAAAGAAGACAACCTGGTGCGCATCCTGCGCTACGCCCTGGGCGTGGCCCCGGCCGAGTTCGCCCTGTTGCCCGACGACGAGGGCTGGGTACCGGTCAAGGAGCTCTTGGCCGCCCTGCACCAGGAGGAGGGCTGGAAGCACCTGCGCCAGGGCATGCTGAACGACGCGGCCTCCCGTCTGGTCCCGGAGCTGGTGGAACTGGATGACAAGCGCATCCGGGTGAGCGAGCGTAGCTTTCAGCCGCCCGACTACGGCGCGGCCCCCCCGGCCCACCTCTATCTGGGGGCCCGGCGCAAGGCCTGGCCGGTGCTCAAGCGCCGGGGCCTGGAAGAGACCCACGACGGCCGCCCCTGGATCTTGTCCGCCACCCCCGAGGCGGCCCTCAGGCTGGGGGAGCGGCGCGACTCCGAGCCGGTGCTGATCACCGTGCAGGCCCACCAGGCCTCGGACCAGGGAGCTCTGTTCCCGGCCTGGGGCGAGTATTTCCTCTGCGCCTGGGCTCCGGCCGCCTGCCTCATGGGCCCTCCCATCGAAGAAACGGTCATCCCCAAGAAACCGGCCAAGCCCAAGCCAGCCCCGGCCGGACCGGCCATGCCCGCGGCGGATTCCATGCCCGGCTCGTTTTTGGTAGACCCGGACGACGTGGAGAAGCCCTACAAGCGCAAGGGCATCACCAAGGACATCCCCTGGAAGAGGGAGCGCCGTAAGGATCGGCGGGGGAAGTGA